Proteins encoded together in one Impatiens glandulifera chromosome 1, dImpGla2.1, whole genome shotgun sequence window:
- the LOC124941679 gene encoding peroxidase 27-like: MSVANSDDLKLDFYKKTCPSVESIVKKTTADFVLRAPTLAAPLLRMHFHDCFVRGCDGSVLLNSTNNNEAEKEAIPNQTLRGWHVIDAVKTAVENKCPNVVSCSDILALVARDSVLLIKGPYWEVPLGRRDGSISIKDEAANDLPSPFANITSLKNTFGSLGLNSKDLAVLSGGHTIGIGHCFAINNRLYNFTGNGDSDPSMDPNYVAHLKVKCRPGDQTTFVEMDPGSFRTFDDDYYTLVSKRRGLFQSDAALLDDRETKGYVELQRSTGGSTFFEDFRVSMVKMGKIGVLTGREGQIRKHCAFVN, encoded by the exons ATGAGTGTTGCCAATTCTGATGATCTGAAGCTTGATTTCTACAAGAAAACATGCCCCTCCGTTGAGTCCATTGTCAAAAAGACCACAGCTGATTTCGTTCTTAGAGCTCCCACTCTTGCAGCTCCGTTGCTTAGGATGCATTTCCACGATTGCTTTGTTAGG GGTTGTGACGGTTCGGTACTATTAAACTCAACAAACAATAATGAAGCCGAGAAAGAAGCAATACCAAACCAGACTCTAAGAGGATGGCATGTCATTGATGCCGTCAAAACCGCCGTGGAGAACAAGTGCCCCAACGTTGTTTCTTGCTCCGACATCTTGGCTTTGGTAGCAAGAGATTCTGTCTTATTG ATAAAAGGACCATATTGGGAAGTGCCTTTGGGACGTAGAGATGGAAGCATATCCATAAAAGATGAAGCTGCAAATGATTTACCATCCCCTTTTGCCAACATCACATCACTCAAGAACACGTTCGGTTCACTCGGTTTGAATTCGAAAGACCTTGCGGTTCTTTCGGGAGGACATACAATAGGAATTGGTCATTGCTTTGCAATCAACAATAGGCTTTATAACTTCACCGGAAATGGCGACTCTGATCCATCAATGGATCCCAATTACGTTGCACATCTCAAGGTGAAATGTAGGCCCGGAGACCAAACCACTTTCGTTGAGATGGACCCGGGAAGTTTTAGAACATTTGATGATGATTATTACACACTTGTTTCAAAgagaagaggtttgtttcaatCGGATGCTGCCCTTCTTGATGATAGGGAGACCAAAGGGTACGTTGAACTTCAAAGGTCCACCGGTGGATCTACCTTCTTTGAGGATTTTAGGGTGTCTATGGTTAAGATGGGAAAGATTGGAGTTCTTACTGGCCGTGAAGGACAAATAAGAAAGCATTGTGCTTTTGTCAACTAA
- the LOC124938790 gene encoding protein DESIGUAL 3-like, with product MLRIVGILACIMVVAMDIAAGLFAIKAQAAQDQVRELRLLIFECKEASPKVLKLGLAAAGFLGVSHVLANLIGCTALFCCSCTTHSTDHQHHSKASSSSSYTRQCSLAFLLFTWVVWGIGMFVLVTSIRDNNNSNNNKSSLMASSSCGISHHHFLSYGAISCFAHAISSVAFYVTATATTNS from the exons ATGTTGAGAATAGTGGGGATTTTAGCATGTATTATGGTTGTAGCCATGGACATAGCAGCTGGCTTATTCGCAATCAAAGCCCAAGCTGCTCAGGATCAG GTTAGGGAACTGAGATTATTGATATTTGAGTGTAAGGAGGCAAGTCCAAAAGTCTTGAAACTGGGGTTAGCTGCTGCAGGATTTCTGGGTGTTTCCCATGTTCTAGCCAATCTCATCGGTTGCACAGCCCTTTTTTGCTGCAGCTGCACTACTCACTCTACTGATCACCAACACCACTCCAAGGCATCCTCTTCCTCCTCATATACCCGCCAATGTTCACTTGCATTCCTCCTCTTCACATG GGTGGTTTGGGGCATAGGAATGTTTGTGTTAGTGACATCAATAAGGGATAACAACAACAGCAACAACAACAAGTCTTCTTTGATGGCTTCATCTTCATGCGGCATCTCTCATCACCATTTTCTCTCCTATGGAGCCATCTCTTGCTTTGCTCATGCTATTTCTTCTGTTGCTTTCTACGTTACTGCCACTGCCACCACTAATTCATAA